GCATGGAGGGCTTGAGGAACAGGCCCAGGTTGTCAGGGTCGTCCGACGGAACAGGAACGAGCTTGAGTTCCTTCGCGCCACTGTCCGCGAGGTAGCCGGCCATGAAGTTATCCCACGTGACTTCCGTGGCCGTGACGTTGGAGCCGAACGGGGACTTGGGCAGCAACTGGGTTGCCTTGTCCTCACCCACAATCGCCGCGGTGCCGCGCAGGTCAGCGGTCAGGTTCCACCACTTCTTCAGATCATCCTTGGAGAAGCCGAGCTTGCCGTCGTCGGTGAACGCCTCGATGTTGTTCTGGCGCAGCCAGATGTTGAAGTTCCACCAGATCCCGGTGTAATCGGTGCCGCCAAACAGGGTGCCGTTGCCCTTGGCGCCAACCTCGGTCAGGAAGGCGTTGAACTCTTTGTAGTTCCAGGATCCATCCGGCTCGGCGATGCCCAGGGAAGAGAGCTTGGCGGGATCGTAGTAGACCGCGAAAGCGTTGGTGCTGGTGGGGATGCCATAGGTCTTGCCGCGGATCTGGCCCGAGGGAAGGAGGGACTTGTCGAACGCGTCCGTGTTGATCTTTACGGTGCCCAGGTCAAGGAGCTGGTTCCGCTGGCCGTAGTCACGCAGGTAGGACAGATCCCACTGCATCACGTCCGGCAAGCCGCCGCCGGCAGCTTCGGTAGCGCGCTTCTGCCAGTACCCGGCGAAGTCGGAGAAGTTGCCGTTGACCTTGACATCCGGGTTCTTCGACTCGAACAGGGCAATGGCCTTGCGGGTACGTTCTGCACGGTCATCGTTGCCCCACCACGTGTACGTGATGGTGACCGGGTTCTCCGCCGAACCAGTCTGGGCCGGCGATGAGGACTGGCCACAGGCGGCCAGGAACGCGGCAGATGCAGTGCCGAGAGCCACCGTACCCAGGAATTTCCTTCTATCGATCATGAGAGCCTCCTTGCTCAGTTGGTGCAAGCTTGTCGAGTTCTCTACAACGTGGCAGTGATCTCGCTTACACTCGTTCTGAATCGATACAATATCCCTAATTGTGAATCTGGGCAAGCGTTTTCCAAAGAACCTGCTTCCCGATGATTTCATCGTTACGCTGCTTGCATACGCCCCGGCCACAGCAGAGACTAAGACCGCCACCATGACGAAGGAGTCCCCTTGACCTCCCCCGAAAACACCAGCAGTCCATCTGTCTGGAACAGCATCGACGGCCTCGCCTACGGTGGCGACTACAACCCTGAGCAGTGGCCCAAAGACATCCGGCTGGAAGACATCGAGCTGATGAAGGAAGCCGGCGTGAACTTCCTGAGCGTCGCCATCTTCTCCTGGGGCCTTCTGGAACCCACCGAAGGCAACTACGATTTCGGCTGGCTGGACGATGTCCTGGACAACCTCCATGGAGCCGGGATCAAGGTGGCCCTCGCCACGGCCACCGCTTCTCCCCCGGCCTGGCTTGCCCGCAAATACCCCGAGATCCTGCCCGTCACCGCGGAAGGAGTGCGGCTGGAACGTGGCTCCCGACGCCACTACACGCCGTCGTCGGCTGTCTACCGCAAGTACGCCACCGCCATGACGCGGGTTATCGCTGAGCGGTATAAGGACCACCCCGCCCTGGCGCTGTGGCACGTGGACAACGAACTGGGCTGCCACGTTGGCGAGTTCCACGGCGAAGAAGACGCCGCCGCTTTCCGGGCATGGCTGGAACGCCGCTACGGCTCCATCGAGGCCCTGAACGAGGCGTGGGGAACAGCATTCTGGTCCCAGCACTACGCTTCCTTCGAGGACATCATCCCGCCG
Above is a genomic segment from Arthrobacter sp. YN containing:
- a CDS encoding ABC transporter substrate-binding protein, translated to MIDRRKFLGTVALGTASAAFLAACGQSSSPAQTGSAENPVTITYTWWGNDDRAERTRKAIALFESKNPDVKVNGNFSDFAGYWQKRATEAAGGGLPDVMQWDLSYLRDYGQRNQLLDLGTVKINTDAFDKSLLPSGQIRGKTYGIPTSTNAFAVYYDPAKLSSLGIAEPDGSWNYKEFNAFLTEVGAKGNGTLFGGTDYTGIWWNFNIWLRQNNIEAFTDDGKLGFSKDDLKKWWNLTADLRGTAAIVGEDKATQLLPKSPFGSNVTATEVTWDNFMAGYLADSGAKELKLVPVPSDDPDNLGLFLKPSMLMVASAKTKNKDAAARFIDFMVNDPEVGQIFKTSRGVPASKTQRDGTTFEGTDKLVVDYEKSIEKYLKDAPEPPIVGFGTLESTFKRVTQDLNYGKLTVDGAADAWFKEAEDLIKQNA